The Stigmatella erecta genome window below encodes:
- a CDS encoding TonB-dependent receptor, which translates to MRLTRVLRETGVVLLAGLLFGSAALAQSSSVIIGTVVNADPSANRAPLADVVVTATSPNLQGEQTVVTDSRGEYRIPQLPPGVYTLRFDTQGFKPFARSDIQLRLNRTIRVNVELLPEAFTEVIEVAGTPPTIDIGSTTQGVNVDQEFVRRIAVNRPGGKGGAARSFDSLAELAPGAQNDTYGVSVGGASSPENGFSVDGLSTNDPAFGINGSALSVEFVQDVSVVTGGYLPEFGRATGGVINAVTRSGSNEFHGSVFGNWTPGALEGTRTIALNAGSVISGNNQLKNLGDFGATLGGPIIKDRLWFFAGVTPSFTRYTHTRGVNYFQFDEAGEPLLDENGDQRVLPIPGAERTYFADSRSIQYLGKLTYLINQDHNVAVSVNGTPASTGGRGKLTVNPQTGGLPGAQTISPNDIGLREITSGATSVGLKYSGSFNEKKLLLDVNAGWFHQVASTLPVDGSEVGDIFGGGLAGYSAVDYQKPRSLAYFENLGDTLAVCDAPDTTDPVICPVNTYRVGGPSLLTDGSLNRYQANAKATYLLNALGSHVFKAGVDVELLSFSQKKSYSGGVYFNETNLGGRIDPRTGTAIPAGTYGWIDARRYGIQTRPDSAQVLPFLQSDTSSNTIGGFLQDSWTIASRVTLNLGLRYDVQQVYGADGDLALVLPNQWSPRLGAIVDPLANGRMKFFFNYARYYEQVPLNLADRQFPPERQVTAYRVAPSGPNATDGCDPSTLEGQRTGCADPAYLAGSVETNRNPSRLYGGGKTEPTPVDPDLKAQSANEYVVGGEYEVVSNTRFGATYTHRNMGSVLEDMSRDNGATYFLGNPGEGFAQEFPKAQRDYDAVTLYLNRNFAGGWLAQASYTWSRLYGNYPGLFRPETGQLDPNITADFDLIELLDNRTGLLPFDRTHSVKLFGAKEVNFTNAISANLGLSYRGNSGTPINYLGAHPSYLEDESFVLPRGSGGRTPWVNIIDTNVGLNYRINKDNVVSFTMDVFNLFNFQTASTVDETYTLSSVYPVKGGTRADLPSKVQINTGDSAADAEDPVFLTEGEVNPNFGNARTYQAPRQFRFGVRYTF; encoded by the coding sequence ATGAGATTAACCCGTGTGCTCCGGGAAACCGGAGTTGTGCTGCTTGCTGGCCTTTTGTTTGGCTCAGCGGCCCTGGCGCAGTCGAGTAGCGTCATCATCGGTACGGTCGTCAACGCCGACCCATCCGCGAATAGGGCTCCCCTGGCGGATGTCGTCGTAACCGCGACGTCGCCCAACCTTCAGGGTGAGCAGACCGTGGTTACTGACTCACGGGGCGAGTACCGTATTCCCCAACTTCCGCCGGGTGTTTACACCCTGCGCTTCGATACGCAGGGCTTCAAGCCCTTCGCCCGCTCGGACATTCAGCTGCGCCTCAACCGCACGATCCGCGTGAACGTGGAGCTGCTGCCCGAGGCCTTCACCGAGGTCATCGAGGTGGCGGGCACCCCGCCGACGATCGACATCGGCAGCACCACCCAGGGCGTGAACGTGGATCAGGAGTTCGTCCGGCGCATCGCCGTGAACCGCCCCGGCGGTAAGGGCGGCGCGGCGCGCTCGTTCGACAGCCTGGCGGAGCTTGCTCCCGGCGCGCAGAACGACACGTACGGCGTGTCCGTCGGTGGCGCGTCCTCTCCCGAGAACGGCTTCTCGGTGGACGGCCTGTCCACCAACGATCCGGCCTTCGGCATCAACGGCAGCGCGCTGAGCGTCGAGTTCGTGCAGGACGTGAGCGTGGTGACCGGTGGTTACCTGCCGGAGTTCGGCCGCGCCACGGGCGGCGTCATCAACGCGGTGACGCGCTCGGGCTCCAACGAGTTCCACGGCAGCGTGTTCGGCAACTGGACCCCGGGCGCCCTGGAGGGCACGCGGACCATCGCCCTGAACGCGGGCTCCGTCATCAGCGGCAACAACCAGCTGAAGAACCTCGGTGACTTCGGCGCCACCCTCGGCGGCCCGATCATCAAGGACCGGCTGTGGTTCTTCGCCGGTGTCACCCCGTCCTTCACCCGCTACACCCACACCCGCGGCGTCAACTACTTCCAGTTCGACGAGGCCGGCGAGCCCCTGCTGGACGAGAACGGCGATCAGCGCGTGCTGCCCATCCCGGGCGCCGAGCGGACGTACTTCGCGGACTCCCGCAGCATCCAGTACCTGGGCAAGCTGACGTACCTCATCAACCAGGATCACAACGTGGCGGTGTCCGTTAACGGCACCCCCGCGAGCACGGGTGGCCGCGGCAAGCTGACCGTCAACCCCCAGACGGGTGGTCTGCCTGGTGCCCAGACGATCAGCCCCAACGACATTGGCCTGCGGGAGATCACCTCCGGCGCCACGTCCGTGGGTCTGAAGTACTCCGGCTCCTTCAATGAGAAGAAGCTGCTCCTCGACGTGAACGCGGGCTGGTTCCACCAGGTCGCGTCCACCCTGCCGGTGGACGGCAGCGAGGTGGGTGACATCTTCGGCGGCGGCCTGGCCGGCTACTCGGCCGTGGACTACCAGAAGCCCCGCTCGCTGGCGTACTTCGAGAACCTGGGTGACACCCTGGCCGTGTGCGATGCGCCGGACACCACGGATCCGGTGATCTGCCCGGTGAACACCTACCGCGTGGGTGGCCCGAGCCTCCTGACCGACGGCTCGCTGAACCGCTACCAGGCCAACGCCAAGGCCACCTACCTGCTCAACGCGCTGGGCAGCCACGTGTTCAAGGCGGGCGTGGACGTGGAGCTGCTCTCCTTCAGCCAGAAGAAGTCCTACAGCGGCGGCGTGTACTTCAACGAGACGAACCTGGGTGGCCGCATCGACCCGCGCACGGGCACGGCGATTCCCGCGGGCACCTACGGCTGGATCGATGCCCGCCGCTACGGCATCCAGACCCGGCCGGACAGCGCGCAGGTGCTGCCGTTCCTCCAGTCCGACACCAGCAGCAACACCATCGGTGGCTTCCTGCAGGACAGCTGGACGATCGCCAGCCGCGTGACGCTCAACCTGGGCCTGCGCTACGACGTCCAGCAGGTCTACGGCGCGGATGGGGACCTGGCGCTCGTGCTGCCCAACCAGTGGTCGCCCCGCCTGGGCGCCATCGTGGACCCCCTGGCCAACGGCCGCATGAAGTTCTTCTTCAACTACGCCCGCTACTACGAGCAGGTCCCGCTCAACCTGGCGGACCGTCAGTTCCCGCCGGAGCGCCAGGTCACCGCCTACCGGGTGGCCCCCTCGGGTCCGAACGCGACCGATGGGTGTGACCCGAGCACGCTGGAAGGCCAGCGGACCGGCTGCGCCGACCCGGCCTACCTGGCGGGCAGCGTGGAGACGAACCGCAACCCGAGCCGCCTCTACGGCGGTGGCAAGACGGAGCCGACGCCCGTCGATCCCGACCTGAAGGCCCAGTCCGCCAACGAGTACGTGGTGGGCGGCGAGTACGAGGTCGTCTCGAACACCCGCTTCGGTGCCACCTACACGCACCGCAACATGGGCAGCGTCCTGGAGGACATGAGCCGCGACAACGGCGCCACGTACTTCCTCGGCAACCCGGGCGAGGGCTTCGCGCAGGAGTTCCCCAAGGCGCAGCGTGACTACGACGCCGTCACGCTCTACCTGAACCGCAACTTCGCGGGTGGCTGGCTGGCCCAGGCCAGCTACACCTGGTCGCGCCTGTACGGCAACTACCCCGGTCTGTTCCGTCCGGAGACCGGCCAGCTCGACCCGAACATCACCGCGGACTTCGACCTGATCGAGCTGCTGGACAACCGCACGGGTCTGCTGCCCTTCGACCGCACGCACTCCGTGAAGCTGTTCGGCGCCAAGGAGGTCAACTTCACCAACGCCATCTCGGCCAACCTCGGTCTGTCCTACCGCGGCAACTCCGGTACGCCCATCAACTACCTGGGCGCTCACCCCTCGTACCTCGAGGACGAGTCCTTCGTGCTGCCCCGTGGCTCGGGTGGCCGGACCCCGTGGGTCAACATCATCGACACCAACGTCGGTCTGAACTACCGGATCAACAAGGACAACGTGGTGTCGTTCACCATGGACGTGTTCAACCTCTTCAACTTCCAGACGGCGAGCACCGTGGACGAGACCTACACGCTCTCCAGCGTCTACCCGGTCAAGGGCGGCACGCGCGCGGACCTGCCCAGCAAGGTGCAGATCAACACGGGTGACAGCGCCGCGGACGCGGAGGATCCTGTGTTCCTCACCGAGGGCGAGGTGAACCCCAACTTCGGCAATGCGCGGACGTACCAGGCGCCTCGCCAGTTCCGGTTTGGCGTCCGTTACACCTTCTAG
- a CDS encoding DUF4920 domain-containing protein — protein MKTLRSALLMLVAVPCVALAGEPSAAPASQKAAKADEAECHHPTPPQAATPKEGWTLTRGEPLQGAPAVKLADMLAKPQAHDGKTVRVEGQVRKACERKGCWMELAASQDAKSPGVRVTFKDYGFFVPVDSAGAAARVEGVVKVAELSEARAKHYESEGAIVPRGNDGKPREVQLVATGVELRR, from the coding sequence ATGAAGACGCTCCGTTCCGCCCTGCTGATGCTGGTGGCCGTTCCCTGCGTGGCGCTCGCTGGCGAGCCGTCCGCTGCCCCCGCTTCCCAGAAGGCCGCCAAGGCCGACGAGGCGGAGTGCCACCACCCCACGCCGCCCCAGGCCGCCACGCCCAAGGAGGGCTGGACCCTGACGCGCGGCGAGCCCCTCCAGGGCGCCCCGGCCGTGAAGCTGGCGGACATGCTCGCCAAGCCCCAGGCGCACGACGGCAAGACGGTCCGCGTGGAGGGCCAGGTGCGCAAGGCGTGTGAGCGCAAGGGCTGCTGGATGGAGCTGGCGGCCTCGCAGGACGCCAAGAGCCCGGGCGTGCGCGTCACCTTCAAGGACTACGGCTTCTTCGTCCCCGTGGACTCCGCGGGCGCCGCGGCCCGCGTGGAGGGCGTGGTGAAGGTGGCGGAGCTGAGCGAGGCCCGCGCCAAGCACTACGAGTCCGAGGGGGCCATCGTTCCCCGGGGCAACGACGGCAAGCCGCGCGAGGTGCAGCTCGTGGCCACCGGCGTCGAGCTGCGCCGCTAG
- a CDS encoding radical SAM protein, protein MEGRYSLVEAVRARLADEQGTLFKEAPYRVALCYPSPYHVGMSSLGYQTIYREFHAHPDVSAERVFLPDDVEAYKKTRTPLFTYESSAHVSSLPMLAFSVAYELELTGLFTMLELAGLPVLREERTARHPLIVAGGPLTFSNPDPLEPFVDVLLQGEAEELVHTLLEAALTMEREALLDFLAQRPGFLVPGRGGKRYFVAKAMDARLPARSQIITPHTELRSMFLIEPERGCSRGCHYCVMRRTTNGGMRTVPPERVLSLIPEHARRVGLVGAAVTDHPRIVELLRTLVDAGREVGVSSLRADRLTQELVDTLRRGGASNLTVAADGASQRMRDLVDRKHSEEQIVRAANFARNAGFKQLKVYNVVGLPLEEDADVDELIRFTTELSRILPVALGVAPFVAKRNTPLDGAPFAGIREVDAKLDRLRKGLRGRAEVRPTSARWAWVEYMLAQCGPEAGLAAMDAWKAGAGFAAFKRAFEARGCVPYLARRVDDGRRNPTVWPTVPQVAPLGPDALLEGPLASADGAMRRRSVEH, encoded by the coding sequence ATGGAGGGCCGGTACTCACTCGTTGAAGCAGTCCGTGCACGGCTGGCGGACGAGCAGGGAACGCTCTTCAAGGAGGCACCCTACCGGGTGGCCCTCTGCTATCCGAGCCCCTACCACGTGGGGATGAGCTCCCTCGGCTACCAGACGATCTACCGGGAGTTCCATGCGCACCCGGACGTCTCCGCCGAGCGCGTCTTCCTGCCGGACGACGTGGAGGCCTACAAAAAGACAAGGACTCCGCTCTTCACCTATGAGTCCTCGGCCCACGTCTCCAGCCTGCCGATGCTGGCCTTCTCGGTGGCCTATGAGCTGGAGCTCACCGGGCTCTTCACGATGCTGGAGCTGGCGGGCCTGCCCGTGCTCCGGGAAGAGCGGACGGCGCGGCACCCGCTGATTGTCGCCGGGGGGCCGCTGACCTTTTCCAACCCGGACCCGCTCGAGCCCTTCGTGGACGTGCTGCTCCAGGGGGAGGCGGAGGAGCTCGTCCACACCCTGCTGGAGGCCGCCCTCACGATGGAGCGGGAGGCCCTGCTGGACTTCCTGGCGCAGCGGCCCGGCTTCCTGGTGCCTGGGCGGGGAGGCAAGCGCTACTTCGTCGCCAAGGCGATGGATGCCCGGCTCCCGGCCCGGTCGCAGATCATCACCCCCCATACCGAGCTGCGATCGATGTTCCTCATCGAGCCCGAGCGCGGGTGCTCCCGGGGCTGCCACTACTGTGTGATGCGGCGGACCACCAATGGGGGGATGCGGACGGTGCCTCCCGAGCGGGTGCTGTCGCTCATTCCCGAGCACGCCCGGCGCGTGGGGCTGGTGGGGGCGGCCGTCACCGACCATCCGCGCATCGTCGAGCTGCTGCGGACCTTGGTGGACGCGGGCCGGGAGGTGGGCGTGTCCTCGCTGCGCGCGGACCGGCTCACCCAGGAGCTGGTGGACACCCTGCGCCGGGGCGGCGCCTCCAACCTCACCGTGGCCGCGGATGGGGCTTCCCAGCGGATGCGGGACTTGGTGGACCGCAAGCACTCGGAGGAGCAGATTGTCCGCGCGGCGAACTTCGCGCGGAACGCGGGGTTCAAGCAGCTCAAGGTCTACAACGTCGTCGGCCTCCCCCTGGAGGAGGACGCGGACGTGGACGAGCTCATCCGCTTCACCACCGAGCTGTCGCGCATCCTCCCCGTGGCGCTGGGGGTGGCCCCCTTCGTGGCCAAGCGCAACACCCCACTGGATGGCGCGCCCTTCGCGGGCATCCGCGAGGTGGATGCGAAGCTGGACCGGCTGAGGAAAGGGCTGCGCGGCCGGGCGGAGGTGCGCCCCACCTCGGCCCGGTGGGCCTGGGTGGAGTACATGCTCGCCCAATGTGGCCCCGAGGCGGGGCTGGCCGCCATGGACGCCTGGAAGGCGGGGGCGGGGTTCGCTGCCTTCAAGCGGGCCTTCGAGGCGCGCGGGTGCGTGCCGTACCTGGCCCGCCGGGTGGATGACGGCCGGCGAAACCCCACTGTCTGGCCCACGGTGCCTCAGGTGGCCCCACTCGGGCCGGACGCTCTGCTAGAAGGCCCGCTGGCGTCGGCGGACGGCGCGATGAGGAGACGCAGCGTTGAGCACTGA
- a CDS encoding DUF2752 domain-containing protein, whose product MKVFFPPPNRRFGTVDVLGLVGLIGLLVGRYVPVAKLIPFWGCVLRESTGWPCLGCGLTRVADRVAHFNFVGAWEANPMGTVGALLFALAAVVMVLHLAFKMPVPDIELSPREWTWLRVAFPILLFVNYAYVVVKTKFPHLLT is encoded by the coding sequence GTGAAGGTTTTCTTTCCTCCTCCGAATCGCCGGTTCGGCACCGTGGATGTGCTGGGCCTGGTGGGGCTCATCGGGCTGCTCGTGGGCCGCTATGTCCCCGTGGCGAAGCTCATTCCCTTCTGGGGCTGTGTGCTTCGCGAGTCGACAGGCTGGCCCTGCCTCGGCTGTGGGCTGACCCGCGTGGCGGACCGGGTGGCCCACTTCAACTTCGTGGGGGCGTGGGAGGCCAACCCCATGGGCACGGTGGGGGCGCTCCTGTTCGCGCTGGCCGCGGTGGTGATGGTGCTGCACCTGGCCTTCAAGATGCCCGTGCCCGACATCGAGCTGTCCCCCCGCGAGTGGACCTGGCTCCGGGTGGCCTTTCCCATCCTCCTCTTCGTCAACTACGCCTATGTGGTGGTGAAGACGAAGTTTCCTCACCTGCTGACCTGA
- a CDS encoding energy transducer TonB yields the protein MFDSVLDRGAGPRGRFGTGAVVSVVLHVVLFAVAIYLSTRPPPLEEKEVEVTFKAAMAPPPPPPPPPPPPAASKPKTTPKKPVKKPDTIVQPKEIPQEKPPEQEPVEEPPAPEEPTEEAVEGGVEGGVAGGVVGGVVGGVLGGVLGGQVGGTGTDVLPFGAGMTRPEKLAGPSPQYTREALEARVQGLMIVKCVITTEGKVEKCRIIKPLPHMEQSVLDALYAQRYKPVTFQGRPVQVDYTFNIKLSMPR from the coding sequence ATGTTCGACTCTGTCCTTGACCGCGGAGCCGGCCCCAGAGGCCGGTTCGGCACCGGAGCCGTGGTCTCCGTGGTGCTGCACGTGGTCCTCTTCGCCGTGGCGATCTACCTGTCCACCCGGCCGCCGCCGCTCGAGGAGAAGGAAGTAGAGGTCACCTTCAAGGCCGCCATGGCGCCGCCGCCTCCCCCGCCGCCCCCCCCTCCCCCGCCCGCGGCCTCCAAGCCCAAGACGACGCCCAAGAAGCCCGTCAAGAAGCCGGACACCATCGTCCAGCCGAAGGAGATTCCGCAGGAGAAACCGCCCGAGCAGGAGCCCGTGGAGGAGCCGCCCGCGCCCGAGGAGCCGACCGAGGAGGCCGTCGAAGGCGGCGTCGAGGGTGGCGTGGCCGGTGGCGTGGTGGGCGGTGTCGTCGGGGGCGTGCTGGGCGGCGTGCTCGGGGGCCAGGTGGGTGGCACCGGAACGGACGTGCTGCCGTTCGGCGCGGGCATGACCCGGCCCGAGAAGCTCGCGGGTCCCTCCCCTCAGTACACGCGTGAGGCGCTGGAGGCCCGCGTCCAGGGTCTGATGATCGTCAAGTGCGTCATCACCACCGAGGGCAAGGTCGAGAAGTGCCGCATCATCAAGCCCCTGCCCCACATGGAGCAGTCGGTTCTGGACGCCCTGTATGCCCAGCGCTACAAGCCGGTCACCTTCCAGGGCCGCCCTGTCCAGGTCGATTACACCTTCAACATCAAGCTCTCGATGCCGCGCTAG
- a CDS encoding MotA/TolQ/ExbB proton channel family protein, with the protein MQFTLADIWAHTGLFARFIIFTLAFMSVASLVVMAERIFVFRKTRADSRNFAAKMGAILAKGDLTAAANTNLGKDVGHLGRVINSGLTAYKISPSNKDVAVESVARALERQAQREVQSLKRGLGVLATVGSTAPFVGLLGTTMGIVNAFQLMAEAGSGGLGTISAGIAEALITTAFGLLVAIPAVMAYNFLQGWVDARSVDISESSNEFLDVVARQLTGGATSHS; encoded by the coding sequence ATGCAATTCACTCTTGCGGATATCTGGGCGCACACGGGCCTCTTCGCCCGCTTCATCATCTTCACCCTGGCCTTCATGTCGGTCGCATCTCTGGTCGTCATGGCCGAGCGCATCTTCGTCTTCCGTAAGACGCGCGCGGACTCGCGCAATTTCGCCGCGAAGATGGGAGCCATCCTCGCCAAGGGCGATCTGACCGCGGCGGCCAACACCAACCTGGGCAAGGACGTGGGCCACCTGGGCCGCGTCATCAACTCGGGCCTGACGGCGTACAAGATCAGCCCCAGCAACAAGGACGTGGCCGTGGAGTCCGTGGCGCGCGCCCTGGAGCGCCAGGCGCAGCGCGAGGTGCAGAGCCTCAAGCGCGGCCTGGGCGTGCTGGCCACCGTGGGCTCGACGGCGCCGTTCGTCGGTCTGCTCGGCACCACGATGGGTATCGTGAACGCCTTCCAGCTCATGGCGGAGGCGGGCTCGGGCGGTCTGGGCACCATCTCGGCCGGTATCGCCGAGGCGCTCATCACCACGGCGTTCGGCCTGCTCGTGGCCATCCCCGCGGTGATGGCCTACAACTTCCTCCAGGGCTGGGTGGATGCGCGCTCGGTGGACATCTCCGAGTCTTCCAACGAGTTCCTGGACGTGGTGGCCCGGCAGCTGACCGGCGGCGCTACCTCCCACTCCTGA